The Perognathus longimembris pacificus isolate PPM17 unplaced genomic scaffold, ASM2315922v1 HiC_scaffold_4615, whole genome shotgun sequence region GGCGGGGCCGCgtgggtcgggggtggggggggccgttCACCTTGGTGCCCGTGCCGTGGGCTTCGATGTACTCCAGGGCCTCGGGGTCCAGCCCGGCCGGCACGTACATGGAGCGGAGGAGCTGCTCCTGGACCTCCCCCGAGGGGAAGGTGACGCCTGCGGGGTGGAGGAGTCGGCCTcagccccgccgcccggccccgcggcgcGGCCGCCGCCCCCTCCGGGCCCCGCGCCCACCTTGCTCCTTGAAGCCGTCCGTGTTGGTGCCGGCGTTGAGGATGGTGGCGTAGGCGCGCCGAGCCAGGGACTTCTTGAGCAGCAGCACGGCCACCACGGCCTCCGAGCGGCAGTACCCGTTCCCTGGGGCGGAGCAGAGCCTCAGGGGGGCtggccggggcgcgggcgggcgggcgggcgccctcACCCGGGCCCGGCCTCTCACCTGCCGCGTCGAAGGACTTGCAGGTGCCCTCGGGGCTCAGCATGCCCAGCTTCATGAACTGCACGGAGGTGTTGGGCTTCAGCATCAGGTTGATGCCGCCCACCAGGGCGGCGGGGCACTCCCCGCTCCGGATGGCCTGGTAGGCGTTCTGCAGCGCCAGCAGGCTGGAGGAGCAGGCCGTGTCGATGGCGGAGCTGGGCCCTGCGGGCGGAGCAGGGGGCAGGCGTGGAGGCCCCGGGGAGGGCCAGGCGACCCTCCCTCCGCGGGGACGCTCCTGGGCGGGACACGCGGGCGTCCCCCGGGGCCCCCCTCGGCGTGTCCCCGGGCGAGCGAGGACCCAGGCCCGGGCGGTGCCCCTCCACCTACCTTTGAAGTCGAAGAAGAAGGAGAGCCGGTTGGCCATCATGGCGCGCTGGCACCCCACCATGCTGTAGCCCAGCAGCGTCTCGGGGTCTCTGCTCAGGGCCTCTGCGGCCTCCGAGCCGCTCACGCCCACCCAGACGCCGGTGTGTGTCCCCCGGAGCGAGGAGGGATTGATACCTGCGGGAGGCGGCAGTGGGGGGCTggtgagagccccccccccccccgcaggctccGGGGGCCCCAGCAggtggggccgggggtggggtcaGCCCAGGTGGAGCTGAGAACAGAGAACTAGGTCGCGGGAGAaacgccgggggtggggggggcagacgGGCCCCTGAGGTCTGGGTCAAAGAGTGACTAGGGCAAGTACAGAGGACAGCACTGTCCCCGGCGGCCCTGGCAGGCGACAGGCCTGCTGGCCGACGAGCACCTGGCCCCCGCGCCGAGgcagccagccctgggaagggcTGAGATAAGGAGGCGCGCGCAGACAAAGGCTGAGTGtctgggctggggaggaagcaGGGACAGGGCAGCCCCCAGGGAGCAGTCCCCGGGCGGCGGGCAGACGGGGGCCGCCAGAAGGGCCCCCACCCCGGAGGTCAGCGGGGACACCCTGAGGGGTCTGGACCCCAGCTTCAGCTGGCGTCCAGCGGGCCAAGGCCTACCCTCCCTGGGAGGCCCGGCGGGAGCTGGGTCGGGCCCCGGGCTGCAGGGCCTAGGGAAGGGACAAGAGGACAGGGCGGCCAGACAACCCGACAGGGAGAGGCGCAGCAGCTCCCTGAcggcaggcgggcaggcagggGCCCCGACGGGCCTCCTCTGCTGTCAGCTCTGCCTGCACCCCGCCACACACCAGGCGGTGAGGAAACCGGTGGCAGGGCGCGTCTGGGACACTGCTGGCAGTTGTGAAACTGCAGCCTGCTCAGGCCCCACCGGAGCCAAGGGCCCGGATCAGAGCCACGCTCCCGAGCCCAAATCACCGCCACGGCACTTGCTCCGCTCCTCCTTCGGGCAGCGCAAGAACCCAGGGCCGTCTCACGGGGCACCCCGGCGGGATTCCAGGCACAAGCTCCTCCCCCACGGGGCCCCGGGAGCCCGCCGAGacccccacaccccacctccATCGACGATGGCCTCGTAGGCGACCTCTAGCAGCAGCCGGAGCTGGGGGTCCATCGTGTGCGCCTGCTTGGGGTGGACCCCGAAGAAGGAGGCGTCGAACTTGGATATGTCCTTCAGCTTGCCGGTTCTCCGGGGCAGCCCGTAGAGCCCTGCGGGACAGTGCAGGCGGGGTTCCCCCTGGAGGAGCCGGCGGGCACTGCAGGCCGGGGACCCAGGCTGCTGGGGAAAAGTTCCCGGGGAGGCGGGAGGCCGCCCCGACCCCCGCTGGGAGACCCTCGGCCTGGCCCACGGCTAGCCGGGCCGGCTGCACCCCGCTGACTCACACCGCACACCCGTCCGTCAGGTAGGGCAGCTCTGCCGCAAACCCAGAGGGCGTGAGAATCgagccagccctccctccccggcgTGCCGAGTGCCAGCTGAGGGCACAGGCCACCCTGCCGGCAGGAGCAGGGGGTGGCCCTGCCGGAGGAGCCAGTCCCCTTGGCATCCCGGGGCTGCCCCGTCCACACCGGCGCCTCTGTGAGAGCCAGGCCTCGGCCTCGCTCCAGCTGGTGGGGAGGGCCCCGTGCCTGCACCcctcccggggcccccaggggctGCTCACCAGCCTTCCATCGCCGGTCATCGTCGGTGATCATGTCCACGCCACCGATGAGGTTGGCCCAGAACTCCTCCAGGTTCTCTGACTCGGGCAGCTTCCCGGACATCCCGGCAATCACCACCTCCTCCATGGCTCT contains the following coding sequences:
- the Fasn gene encoding fatty acid synthase — encoded protein: MEEVVIAGMSGKLPESENLEEFWANLIGGVDMITDDDRRWKAGLYGLPRRTGKLKDISKFDASFFGVHPKQAHTMDPQLRLLLEVAYEAIVDGGINPSSLRGTHTGVWVGVSGSEAAEALSRDPETLLGYSMVGCQRAMMANRLSFFFDFKGPSSAIDTACSSSLLALQNAYQAIRSGECPAALVGGINLMLKPNTSVQFMKLGMLSPEGTCKSFDAAGNGYCRSEAVVAVLLLKKSLARRAYATILNAGTNTDGFKEQGVTFPSGEVQEQLLRSMYVPAGLDPEALEYIEAHGTGTKVNGPPHPRPTR